From the genome of Impatiens glandulifera chromosome 9, dImpGla2.1, whole genome shotgun sequence, one region includes:
- the LOC124913820 gene encoding ESCRT-I complex subunit tsg101-like isoform X1 produces MTREDDDWVQVAMLNDAVVVDLLIQIHQAAQPPPPQVKSTSESLPLEWSVRQPRSKPLSVNNNNNKKLLPLSTTSSPTTPLSWSTGLTATATSFSGGGSADGSIEESSRRQQPAPPPPPPPVDASRSKLQQISGGTRTTSSSKSYKRPRKKKSLGELKEEENLLNKEKRHLKKELAVLRMDIEKLRLINEKLKRQKVENQAVVVVVAPNEMGGNRFPLLPDLNIACGEQDLM; encoded by the exons ATGACCCGTGAGGACGACGATTGGGTCCAGGTGGCCATGTTGAACGACGCCGTCGTGGTCGACCTCTTAATACAGATCCATCAAGCGGCGCAACCGCCACCGCCGCAGGTTAAGTCCACGTCGGAGTCTCTGCCACTAGAATGGAGCGTCAGGCAGCCACGGTCAAAGCCACTCTCAGTcaacaacaataacaataaaaagTTACTTCCACTCTCAACCACGTCCAGCCCCACCACTCCTCTCTCGTGGAGCACCGGCCTCACCGCCACCGCCACCTCATTCAGCGGCGGTGGATCCGCCGACGGTAGTATAGAGGAGTCTAGCCGGAGACAACAACCTGCTCctcctccgccgccgccgccggtTGATGCATCGCGATCTAAG TTGCAGCAGATTAGTGGTGGAACTAGAACGACCTCGTCTTCTAAGAGTTATAAGAGGCCAAGGAAGAAGAAG AGTCTAGGTGAGCTTAAAGAGGAGGAGAATTTGCTTAACAAGGAAAAGAGGCATTTGAAGAAA gaattaGCAGTATTACGCATGGATATAGAGAAGCTCAGATTGATCAATGAAAAATTGAAGAGACAAAAG GTTGAAAACCAggctgttgttgttgttgttgcccCAAATGAAATGGGTGGCAACCGCTTTCCCTTATTGCCCGATCTAAATATAGCCTGTGGAGAACAGGACCTCATGTGA
- the LOC124916335 gene encoding F-box/LRR-repeat protein 14-like, whose product MKMMIKEKEEEDDDSENDRVYVWVLHECFLEEETTWEGSKKPMIFLVDKLPNHIIWDIMSRLEMTNDRNAASLTCKLLYQIDKKQRKFLKIGTGLNPANEALVLLCNRFKNLQNIEISYDGWSPALGKMLDDDGILLLSKHCPNLNELSLSHCCSLSDYSLMSTVSFSNLSSLKLSFMPGITATGLMYLFARNKNLRLLHIIQCGNVTSLAFLANHQVLEELWIKNCVGVHEYELFSMGQIWRNLRLLWFEAVRNIRDDESMIGLIEDGYLQQDLICFDSLEQLYLKNCVFNSGREGMACLLERSRKLKFVDLDMCFGVSDFNLHQLSLQSSDLRAFRIKTRSDIIIPYSSLKDIATNCSKLEWVSLSSDSEMPCFSPYKYDGIMSLIEKCPLSYLSLDLTYPFNDVGMKALSSAQFLETLEIMRCQQITDEGMKVLSGLPNLRYLFIVKCLGITDNAFKPLFESYKLDELGVFDCPNISPQGVCGRGIASCVRYRQDLTWML is encoded by the exons atgaagatgatgattaaagaaaaagaagaagaagatgatgattcaGAAAATGACAGAGTCTATGTTTGGGTTCTTCATGAATGTTTCTTGGAGGAGGAAACCACATGGGAAG GTTCAAAGAAACCCATGATATTCTTGGTGGACAAATTACCGAATCATATAATATGGGATATCATGAGCAGGTTGGAGATGACAAATGATAGAAACGCAGCATCACTAACATGTAAGCTCCTCTATCAAATAGATAAAAAGCAAAGAAAATTTCTTAAGATTGGCACTGGACTAAACCCAGCAAACGAAGCCTTGGTTTTGCTTTGTAATAGGTTTAAGAATCTCCAAAACATTGAGATTTCATATGATGGTTGGAGTCCTGCATTAGGAAAAATGTTGGACGACGATGGTATCCTATTACTATCCAAACATTGTCCTAATCTGAATGAGCTTTCATTAAGCCATTGCTGTTCTCTGAGTGATTACAGTCTTATGTCAACTGTGTCTTTCTCAAATCTTTCCTCTTTGAAGTTGAGTTTTATGCCGGGGATAACGGCAACTGGGTTAATGTATTTATTTGCAAGAAACAAAAACCTAAGACTTCTCCATATTATCCAATGTGGAAATGTCACAAGCTTGGCATTTCTTGCAAATCATCAAGTACTTGAAGAACTATGGATTAAGAACTGTGTTGGGGTTCATGAGTATGAATTATTCAGTATGGGGCAGATATGGCGTAACTTAAGGCTTTTATGGTTCGAGGCTGTTCGCAATATTCGAGACGACGAGAGCATGATTGGTTTAATTGAGGACGGATATTTGCAGCAAGACTTGATATGTTTTGATAGTTTGGAACAACTTTATCTGAAGAACTGTGTTTTCAATTCTGGAAGAGAAGGCATGGCTTGTCTGCTAGAAAGGTCTAGGAAATTGAAGTTTGTTGATTTGGATATGTGTTTTGGGGTGAGTGATTTTAATCTTCACCAATTATCTCTACAATCAAGTGATCTTCGAGCATTTAGGATTAAGACTCGTTCAGATATCATTATCCCATATTCAAGTTTGAAGGATATAGCTACAAATTGTTCTAAACTTGAATGGGTATCTCTTAGTTCTGATTCAGAAATGCCCTGTTTTTCACCATACAAATATGATGGAATTATGTCATTGATCGAAAAATGTCCTCTAAGTTACCTTTCATTGGACTTGACATACCCTTTTAATGATGTTgggatgaaagctctttcttcAGCTCAATTCCTTGAAACCTTAGAAATCATGAGATGTCAGCAGATCACAGACGAGGGAATGAAGGTTTTGAGTGGTCTCCCAAATCTGCGTTATTTGTTTATAGTCAAATGTTTGGGGATCACCGACAACGCGTTCAAGCCGCTGTTTGAATCTTATAAACTCGATGAGTTGGGTGTATTTGATTGTCCCAACATATCCCCACAAGGAGTTTGTGGAAGAGGAATTGCAAGCTGTGTGAGGTACAGACAGGATTTGACTTGGATGCTTTGA
- the LOC124916501 gene encoding F-box/LRR-repeat protein 14 isoform X2, producing MGGACSRKRDQSVNEDGENRPVSGKYHKSMSSKWLNTSFSRLSVEGKQGKTQCPSLMELCVYKTCENIENYSNFGVIPRDIAQLIFNELVRTQCLTEASLESFRDCDLQDVDLCECPELNDGWMDVISSQGTSLLFVDISGSDVTDGGLMYLKECKNLQALNCNYCDNISDYGLEHLRGLSNLTSLSFRRNTQITAQGLALLSGLLNLTKLDLERCPGIHGGLVHLKGLTKLESLNIKCCNCITDADLKPLSGLANLKELQISFSRVSDYGITYLRGLHKLVLLNMEGCRVTAACLDSLSALPALSYLNLSRCGFSDNGCEKFSRMVKLKILNLGFNSVTDACLVHLKDLTNLESLNLDSCGIGDEGLINLAGLNKLKFLELSDTEVGSSGLNHISGLTNLESINLSFTVITDGGLKKLSGLSSLKSLNLDARQITDAGLAAVTSLTGLTHLDLFGARITDSGTNHLRNFKNLKSLEICGGGITDAGVKNIKDLSSLVVLNLSQNNSLTDKTLELISGLTQLVTLNVSNCRITSAGLQHLKTLKNLKSLTLESCKVTANDIRKLQSTHLPNLVNFRPE from the exons ATGGGGGGAGCTTGTTCTAGGAAGAGAGATCAGAGTgttaatgaagatggtgaaaataGACCTGTATCTGGGAAGTATCACAAAAGTATGAGTTCAAAATGGTTGAATACATCGTTTTCTCGTCTTTCTGTCGAAGGTAAACAAGGAAAGACACAATGTCCTTCTTTAATGGAGCTTTGTGTCTACAAGACATGTGAG AACATTGAGAATTACAGTAACTTTGGTGTAATTCCAAGGGACATTGCTCAGTTGATCTTCAACGAATTGGTACGTACACAATGTTTAACAGAGGCTTCTCTAGAATCATTTCGAGATTGTGATCTACAG GACGTGGATTTGTGTGAATGCCCTGAGTTGAATGATGGGTGGATGGATGTTATCTCATCGCAGGGGACATCTTTACTTTTTGTGGATATTTCTGGTTCTGATGTTACAGATGGAGGATTGATGTATCTTAAAGAATGCAAAAACCTTCAAGCCTTGAATTGTAATTATTGCGACAACATTTCAGATTATGGTTTAGAGCATCTCCGTG GTCTATCAAACTTGACATCCCTGAGCTTTAGAAGGAACACTCAAATAACTGCTCAAGGATTGGCACTCTTGTCTGGTTTGTTGAACCTAACAAAATTGGATTTAGAAAGATGCCCGGGTATTCATGGTGGACTTGTTCATTTAAAAG GGTTAACAAAGCTGGAATCACTCAATATTAAATGTTGCAATTGCATAACTGATGCTGATTTGAAGCCTCTCTCAG GACTTGCCAACTTGAAAGAGTTGCAGATTTCTTTCAGTAGAGTTTCGGACTATGGCATCACTTATTTGCGAG GTCTGCACAAACTTGTTTTATTAAACATGGAAGGTTGCCGTGTCACTGCAGCATGCTTAGATTCTCTTTCAG CCCTTCCTGCCTTGTCATATCTTAATCTCAGCAGGTGTGGATTCTCTGATAATGGTTGTGAGAAATTTTCAA GGATGGTGAAGCTGAAAATTCTTAATCTGGGTTTCAATAGTGTCACGGATGCCTGCTTGGTTCATTTGAAAG ATCTAACTAATTTGGAGAGCTTAAACTTGGATTCTTGTGGGATTGGTGATGAAGGCTTGATCAACTTAGCAG GCCTCAATAAATTGAAATTCTTGGAATTGTCTGACACCGAAGTTGGAAGCAGTGGGCTCAACCACATCTCTG GCTTGACTAATTTGGAAAGCATTAATTTGTCATTCACTGTCATTACTGATGGTGGGCTGAAAAAATTGTCTGGGTTGTCGTCTCTCAAATCACTCAATTTGGATGCTCGACAAATTACTGATGCTGGACTGGCTGCTGTTACAA GCTTGACTGGGTTGACTCATTTGGATCTTTTTGGAGCACGCATTACAGATTCTGGAACAAACCACCTGCGTA ATTTTAAGAACCTGAAGAGTCTGGAAATATGTGGTGGAGGGATAACAGACGCAGGTGTCAAGAACATCAAGGATCTCTCATCCTTGGTGGTTCTAAATCTTTCGCAAAACAACAGTCTAACTGATAAAACTCTCGAGCTGATTTCTG GTTTGACGCAATTGGTTACCCTAAATGTTTCAAATTGTCGAATAACAAGTGCTGGACTTCAGCATTTGAAGACCCTTAAGAACCTGAAATCATTGACCCTGGAATCCTGCAAGGTGACTGCAAATGACATAAGGAAGCTTCAATCAACCCATCTCCCAAATCTGGTCAACTTCCGCCCTGAATAA
- the LOC124916503 gene encoding pentatricopeptide repeat-containing protein At1g80550, mitochondrial-like: MLLTSISRRLQHSPIQNLFTFLSRSFSSHTFSRRNLNQDQVLEPKCSSPGTNPIQEPLAAINSVDLDENTVLETLFLYTNDWQRAFEFFNWVRSDSGFQHRTDGYNRMIDILGKFFEFDLAWDLIDQMRRNEHSFPNHTTFRVLFKRYASAHLVQEALMAYDKSKEFNLKDEITFSHLIDALCEYKHVVEAEEICLGKTANKEIDIEVYLNTKIYNMILRGWLKMKWWSKCSGFWEEMDERGVEKDLFSYSIYMDIQCKCGKPWKAVRMYKEMKKKGIKLDVVAYNTVIHAIGQSEGVDFAVRIFHEMADFGCQPTVETFNAVIKLLCQNGRLREAHKLFAEMSKRGYTPDVVTYQSVFAYLEKPRQIIKLFDEMIARGVRPRLDTYVMLMRKFERWGFLRPVFVVWEKMEQHGLSPDNHAYNALIDALLQKGLTDMAKKYDEEMMAKGLSARPRVELGTQLDSLKSIST, encoded by the coding sequence ATGCTCCTTACTTCCATCTCGCGTCGTCTGCAACACTCTCCGATCCAAAATTTATTCACTTTTCTATCTCGCTCCTTCAGCTCCCACACTTTCTCTCGCCGAAATTTGAACCAAGATCAAGTCTTGGAACCAAAGTGTTCATCTCCTGGCACGAATCCAATTCAAGAACCCTTAGCTGCCATAAACTCAGTGGATTTAGATGAAAACACTGTCCTTGAAACCCTCTTCCTCTACACCAATGACTGGCAACGCGCTTTCGAGTTCTTCAACTGGGTCCGTTCGGATTCCGGTTTTCAACACAGAACAGATGGGTACAATCGAATGATCGACATTCTCGGTAAGTTCTTCGAATTCGACCTGGCATGGGATTTGATTGATCAGATGAGAAGAAATGAACATTCTTTCCCCAATCACACCACGTTTCGGGTACTTTTCAAACGCTATGCATCTGCCCATTTAGTTCAAGAAGCGCTCATGGCTTACGATAAGTCGAAAGAGTTCAATTTGAAAGACGAGATCACCTTTTCTCATCTGATTGATGCTCTATGTGAATACAAACATGTTGTTGAAGCTGAAGAGATTTGTTTAGGGAAGACGGCGAATAAAGAAATCGACATAGAGGTTTATCTCAATACGAAAATATATAACATGATCCTTCGTGGCTGGCTCAAAATGAAATGGTGGAGTAAATGTTCTGGATTTTGGGAAGAGATGGACGAAAGAGGAGTTGAGAAAGATCTATTTTCATATtctatatatatggatatacaGTGTAAATGTGGTAAGCCATGGAAAGCTGTGAGAATGTACAAGgaaatgaagaagaaaggaaTCAAATTAGATGTTGTGGCTTACAACACTGTAATTCATGCCATTGGACAATCAGAAGGAGTTGATTTTGCGGTAAGGATTTTCCATGAGATGGCTGATTTTGGTTGTCAGCCAACTGTAGAGACTTTCAATGCAGTCATAAAGCTGCTATGTCAAAACGGGAGGTTGAGAGAAGCACACAAGCTGTTTGCTGAAATGTCTAAGAGAGGATACACTCCAGATGTGGTTACTTATCAATCCGTCTTTGCTTACCTTGAGAAACCGAGGCAGATCATCAAGCTTTTCGACGAAATGATCGCTAGAGGTGTGAGGCCGAGATTGGATACTTATGTTATGCTTATGAGGAAATTTGAAAGATGGGGTTTTCTTAGGCCTGTTTTTGTTGTGTGGGAGAAAATGGAACAGCACGGGTTGAGTCCTGATAATCATgcatacaatgctttgattgATGCTTTGCTGCAGAAGGGTTTGACCGACATGGCTAAGAAGTACGATGAAGAGATGATGGCGAAAGGGCTTTCCGCTAGGCCAAGGGTAGAGTTGGGGACGCAGTTGGATAGCTTAAAATCTATCTCAACATGA
- the LOC124913819 gene encoding putative pentatricopeptide repeat-containing protein At1g68930 codes for MLDSFHHFLHNCCRTGNLRILNVFHARLIRAGVLFLSPKLRSQLISTYVTCLGENYLKNFTAFFCCIDSTDPLPFNTILSDFRQKSFPFLALRTFSFMHANGIPIDTYALCGSITSCTDVKAVETGGQLHSYVIQSGWKSSVFVGSALIDFYAKNLLIDDAGLLFDEMPVRNTVCANALLGGYAEGKQWGKVLELVQRMPLLELDYDNFTLSAALRASAGLCAVETGRQIHAKEIRLIVQVSGLDVFLQSSLIEMYGKCGIVEKARQVFDGSSKKDVVLWTSMIGMYGRNGDFEKVIRLFNRMLAEGIEPDGVAIVAVMAACAHTGQVNLGIKYFESIRRDFRLEPSQEHYNCLVDLFSRAGQLEEMMLSELGNGICTVSMWGSLLSRCNELGNLKLGKLAAEKALELDPKNVGIYVLLSNLYAKKGMWLEIERLRVVMKERGLSKDVGTSWIR; via the coding sequence ATGTTAGATTCATTTCATCACTTTTTACACAACTGTTGTCGGACAGGGAATCTTAGGATTCTTAACGTATTTCACGCTCGTCTGATAAGGGCTGGTGTCCTCTTTCTATCCCCTAAACTACGCAGTCAACTGATCTCAACATACGTTACATGCCTAGGGGAAAATTATCTCAAAAACTTTACCGCCTTCTTCTGCTGTATAGATTCAACAGACCCTTTACCATTTAATACAATCCTATCTGATTTTCGTCAGAAATCTTTCCCCTTTCTTGCTCTTCGAACTTTTTCCTTCATGCATGCTAATGGCATTCCGATAGACACGTACGCATTGTGTGGTTCAATTACATCTTGTACTGATGTTAAAGCTGTCGAGACAGGGGGGCAATTGCATTCCTATGTGATTCAATCTGGATGGAAGTCTAGCGTCTTTGTGGGGAGCGCTCTCATTGATTTTTATGCTAAAAACCTCCTCATTGATGATGCGGGCCTACTGTTCGACGAAATGCCTGTGAGAAATACAGTCTGCGCGAATGCTCTGTTGGGAGGATACGCTGAGGGGAAGCAATGGGGGAAGGTTCTTGAGCTCGTACAGAGAATGCCATTGTTAGAATTAGACTACGATAATTTCACGCTATCAGCTGCATTACGGGCAAGTGCTGGATTGTGTGCTGTTGAAACGGGTAGACAAATACATGCAAAGGAAATTCGTTTGATTGTTCAGGTTTCAGGACTGGATGTTTTCTTGCAGAGTTCGCTAATTGAAATGTACGGTAAATGTGGAATTGTGGAGAAAGCTAGACAAGTTTTCGATGGTTCTAGTAAGAAAGATGTTGTGTTGTGGACGTCGATGATAGGAATGTATGGAAGAAATGGCGATTTTGAAAAAGTGATAAGACTCTTCAATAGAATGCTCGCAGAAGGAATTGAACCAGACGGAGTGGCTATTGTAGCTGTAATGGCAGCCTGTGCCCACACTGGCCAAGTAAACCTTGGGATTAAATACTTCGAATCGATAAGAAGGGATTTCAGGTTGGAACCGAGCCAAGAACACTACAATTGCTTGGTGGATTTGTTTAGTCGTGCCGGTCAGTTGGAGGAGATGATGTTGTCGGAATTAGGGAATGGAATATGCACAGTTTCAATGTGGGGTTCGTTGCTTAGTAGGTGTAATGAGTTGGGTAATTTGAAATTGGGAAAATTGGCTGCTGAGAAGGCACTTGAATTGGATCCCAAGAATGTTGGGATTTATGTTTTGTTGTCGAATTTGTATGCTAAGAAGGGGATGTGGTTAGAGATAGAGCGGCTTCGGGTGGTGATGAAAGAAAGAGGGCTAAGTAAAGATGTGGGAACTAGTTGGATTAGATAA
- the LOC124913820 gene encoding uncharacterized protein LOC124913820 isoform X3, whose protein sequence is MTREDDDWVQVAMLNDAVVVDLLIQIHQAAQPPPPQVKSTSESLPLEWSVRQPRSKPLSVNNNNNKKLLPLSTTSSPTTPLSWSTGLTATATSFSGGGSADGSIEESSRRQQPAPPPPPPPVDASRSKISGGTRTTSSSKSYKRPRKKKSLGELKEEENLLNKEKRHLKKELAVLRMDIEKLRLINEKLKRQKVENQAVVVVVAPNEMGGNRFPLLPDLNIACGEQDLM, encoded by the exons ATGACCCGTGAGGACGACGATTGGGTCCAGGTGGCCATGTTGAACGACGCCGTCGTGGTCGACCTCTTAATACAGATCCATCAAGCGGCGCAACCGCCACCGCCGCAGGTTAAGTCCACGTCGGAGTCTCTGCCACTAGAATGGAGCGTCAGGCAGCCACGGTCAAAGCCACTCTCAGTcaacaacaataacaataaaaagTTACTTCCACTCTCAACCACGTCCAGCCCCACCACTCCTCTCTCGTGGAGCACCGGCCTCACCGCCACCGCCACCTCATTCAGCGGCGGTGGATCCGCCGACGGTAGTATAGAGGAGTCTAGCCGGAGACAACAACCTGCTCctcctccgccgccgccgccggtTGATGCATCGCGATCTAAG ATTAGTGGTGGAACTAGAACGACCTCGTCTTCTAAGAGTTATAAGAGGCCAAGGAAGAAGAAG AGTCTAGGTGAGCTTAAAGAGGAGGAGAATTTGCTTAACAAGGAAAAGAGGCATTTGAAGAAA gaattaGCAGTATTACGCATGGATATAGAGAAGCTCAGATTGATCAATGAAAAATTGAAGAGACAAAAG GTTGAAAACCAggctgttgttgttgttgttgcccCAAATGAAATGGGTGGCAACCGCTTTCCCTTATTGCCCGATCTAAATATAGCCTGTGGAGAACAGGACCTCATGTGA
- the LOC124913820 gene encoding uncharacterized protein LOC124913820 isoform X2 produces the protein MTREDDDWVQVAMLNDAVVVDLLIQIHQAAQPPPPQVKSTSESLPLEWSVRQPRSKPLSVNNNNNKKLLPLSTTSSPTTPLSWSTGLTATATSFSGGGSADGSIEESSRRQQPAPPPPPPPVDASRSKQISGGTRTTSSSKSYKRPRKKKSLGELKEEENLLNKEKRHLKKELAVLRMDIEKLRLINEKLKRQKVENQAVVVVVAPNEMGGNRFPLLPDLNIACGEQDLM, from the exons ATGACCCGTGAGGACGACGATTGGGTCCAGGTGGCCATGTTGAACGACGCCGTCGTGGTCGACCTCTTAATACAGATCCATCAAGCGGCGCAACCGCCACCGCCGCAGGTTAAGTCCACGTCGGAGTCTCTGCCACTAGAATGGAGCGTCAGGCAGCCACGGTCAAAGCCACTCTCAGTcaacaacaataacaataaaaagTTACTTCCACTCTCAACCACGTCCAGCCCCACCACTCCTCTCTCGTGGAGCACCGGCCTCACCGCCACCGCCACCTCATTCAGCGGCGGTGGATCCGCCGACGGTAGTATAGAGGAGTCTAGCCGGAGACAACAACCTGCTCctcctccgccgccgccgccggtTGATGCATCGCGATCTAAG CAGATTAGTGGTGGAACTAGAACGACCTCGTCTTCTAAGAGTTATAAGAGGCCAAGGAAGAAGAAG AGTCTAGGTGAGCTTAAAGAGGAGGAGAATTTGCTTAACAAGGAAAAGAGGCATTTGAAGAAA gaattaGCAGTATTACGCATGGATATAGAGAAGCTCAGATTGATCAATGAAAAATTGAAGAGACAAAAG GTTGAAAACCAggctgttgttgttgttgttgcccCAAATGAAATGGGTGGCAACCGCTTTCCCTTATTGCCCGATCTAAATATAGCCTGTGGAGAACAGGACCTCATGTGA
- the LOC124916501 gene encoding F-box/LRR-repeat protein 14 isoform X1 — protein MGGACSRKRDQSVNEDGENRPVSGKYHKSMSSKWLNTSFSRLSVEGKQGKTQCPSLMELCVYKTCENIENYSNFGVIPRDIAQLIFNELVRTQCLTEASLESFRDCDLQDVDLCECPELNDGWMDVISSQGTSLLFVDISGSDVTDGGLMYLKECKNLQALNCNYCDNISDYGLEHLRGLSNLTSLSFRRNTQITAQGLALLSGLLNLTKLDLERCPGIHGGLVHLKGLTKLESLNIKCCNCITDADLKPLSGLANLKELQISFSRVSDYGITYLRGLHKLVLLNMEGCRVTAACLDSLSALPALSYLNLSRCGFSDNGCEKFSRMVKLKILNLGFNSVTDACLVHLKDLTNLESLNLDSCGIGDEGLINLAGLNKLKFLELSDTEVGSSGLNHISGLTNLESINLSFTVITDGGLKKLSGLSSLKSLNLDARQITDAGLAAVTSLTGLTHLDLFGARITDSGTNHLRNFKNLKSLEICGGGITDAGVKNIKDLSSLVVLNLSQNNSLTDKTLELISAGLTQLVTLNVSNCRITSAGLQHLKTLKNLKSLTLESCKVTANDIRKLQSTHLPNLVNFRPE, from the exons ATGGGGGGAGCTTGTTCTAGGAAGAGAGATCAGAGTgttaatgaagatggtgaaaataGACCTGTATCTGGGAAGTATCACAAAAGTATGAGTTCAAAATGGTTGAATACATCGTTTTCTCGTCTTTCTGTCGAAGGTAAACAAGGAAAGACACAATGTCCTTCTTTAATGGAGCTTTGTGTCTACAAGACATGTGAG AACATTGAGAATTACAGTAACTTTGGTGTAATTCCAAGGGACATTGCTCAGTTGATCTTCAACGAATTGGTACGTACACAATGTTTAACAGAGGCTTCTCTAGAATCATTTCGAGATTGTGATCTACAG GACGTGGATTTGTGTGAATGCCCTGAGTTGAATGATGGGTGGATGGATGTTATCTCATCGCAGGGGACATCTTTACTTTTTGTGGATATTTCTGGTTCTGATGTTACAGATGGAGGATTGATGTATCTTAAAGAATGCAAAAACCTTCAAGCCTTGAATTGTAATTATTGCGACAACATTTCAGATTATGGTTTAGAGCATCTCCGTG GTCTATCAAACTTGACATCCCTGAGCTTTAGAAGGAACACTCAAATAACTGCTCAAGGATTGGCACTCTTGTCTGGTTTGTTGAACCTAACAAAATTGGATTTAGAAAGATGCCCGGGTATTCATGGTGGACTTGTTCATTTAAAAG GGTTAACAAAGCTGGAATCACTCAATATTAAATGTTGCAATTGCATAACTGATGCTGATTTGAAGCCTCTCTCAG GACTTGCCAACTTGAAAGAGTTGCAGATTTCTTTCAGTAGAGTTTCGGACTATGGCATCACTTATTTGCGAG GTCTGCACAAACTTGTTTTATTAAACATGGAAGGTTGCCGTGTCACTGCAGCATGCTTAGATTCTCTTTCAG CCCTTCCTGCCTTGTCATATCTTAATCTCAGCAGGTGTGGATTCTCTGATAATGGTTGTGAGAAATTTTCAA GGATGGTGAAGCTGAAAATTCTTAATCTGGGTTTCAATAGTGTCACGGATGCCTGCTTGGTTCATTTGAAAG ATCTAACTAATTTGGAGAGCTTAAACTTGGATTCTTGTGGGATTGGTGATGAAGGCTTGATCAACTTAGCAG GCCTCAATAAATTGAAATTCTTGGAATTGTCTGACACCGAAGTTGGAAGCAGTGGGCTCAACCACATCTCTG GCTTGACTAATTTGGAAAGCATTAATTTGTCATTCACTGTCATTACTGATGGTGGGCTGAAAAAATTGTCTGGGTTGTCGTCTCTCAAATCACTCAATTTGGATGCTCGACAAATTACTGATGCTGGACTGGCTGCTGTTACAA GCTTGACTGGGTTGACTCATTTGGATCTTTTTGGAGCACGCATTACAGATTCTGGAACAAACCACCTGCGTA ATTTTAAGAACCTGAAGAGTCTGGAAATATGTGGTGGAGGGATAACAGACGCAGGTGTCAAGAACATCAAGGATCTCTCATCCTTGGTGGTTCTAAATCTTTCGCAAAACAACAGTCTAACTGATAAAACTCTCGAGCTGATTTCTG CAGGTTTGACGCAATTGGTTACCCTAAATGTTTCAAATTGTCGAATAACAAGTGCTGGACTTCAGCATTTGAAGACCCTTAAGAACCTGAAATCATTGACCCTGGAATCCTGCAAGGTGACTGCAAATGACATAAGGAAGCTTCAATCAACCCATCTCCCAAATCTGGTCAACTTCCGCCCTGAATAA